The following coding sequences are from one Hyphomicrobiales bacterium window:
- a CDS encoding (2Fe-2S)-binding protein — translation MAHDASKKKPVNLTLNGAPTAAFADPGQNLLDFLRRGVGDLTPKYGCGQGTCGACTVTIDGQTQLSCLVLAESVDGKTVETAGGLANGAQLDPLQESFMENFAAQCGYCTPGMLVSARALLERNPRPTREEVIEGISGNLCRCTGYEPIIEAILQVAHGSTGRATG, via the coding sequence ATGGCCCACGATGCATCCAAAAAGAAGCCGGTCAACCTGACGCTAAACGGCGCACCGACGGCTGCTTTCGCTGACCCGGGGCAGAACCTACTAGACTTTCTGCGTCGCGGCGTCGGCGACCTGACGCCGAAATATGGTTGCGGGCAGGGCACCTGCGGCGCCTGCACCGTGACGATAGACGGGCAAACGCAGCTCTCCTGCTTGGTCTTGGCTGAATCCGTGGACGGGAAAACCGTTGAAACTGCAGGCGGCCTTGCCAATGGCGCGCAGCTCGACCCGCTGCAAGAATCTTTCATGGAGAACTTTGCAGCCCAGTGCGGTTACTGCACCCCCGGAATGCTCGTGTCCGCTCGCGCCTTGCTGGAGCGTAATCCGCGCCCAACGCGCGAAGAAGTCATTGAAGGCATCTCTGGCAATCTCTGTCGCTGCACCGGCTATGAGCCGATCATTGAGGCCATCTTGCAGGTTGCTCATGGCAGCACCGGGAGGGCCACCGGATGA
- a CDS encoding FAD binding domain-containing protein translates to MTDVQTVLTLAEAARQMGADSAYMGGGTVLMRNVNAGEAPPRLVRATDPALTEIRAMGDRVTIGAGVTMAQILAQRELEFLHPVARQIGGPQVRNMGTVGGNIFAPHPYGDFAVALLALGAQVTMAGGSNARPIDDVLRDRERPSGLVATLEVPRPPSGTFGFLKVSRVKPKGVSVLSIAVFAPQSGGRISGARVAWGAMADRPVRGNAVERVMEGQSLGAGIVDRAAQVAADGLNPPTDPIASSWYRKEVASVHLRRLLQSMGAR, encoded by the coding sequence ATGACCGATGTGCAAACCGTGTTAACGCTGGCCGAAGCCGCCCGGCAGATGGGCGCCGACAGCGCCTATATGGGCGGCGGCACTGTGCTCATGCGCAACGTCAATGCCGGCGAAGCGCCGCCGCGACTGGTGCGCGCCACGGACCCTGCGCTGACTGAGATTCGCGCCATGGGCGACCGCGTAACGATCGGCGCCGGTGTGACGATGGCGCAGATTTTGGCGCAACGTGAGCTGGAGTTCCTGCACCCGGTTGCGCGCCAGATCGGCGGTCCGCAAGTGCGCAATATGGGGACTGTTGGCGGAAATATTTTCGCTCCGCATCCCTACGGCGATTTCGCCGTCGCGCTGCTCGCTTTGGGTGCGCAGGTGACAATGGCAGGCGGGTCCAATGCCAGACCCATCGACGATGTTTTGCGTGACCGCGAACGACCGTCAGGCCTTGTCGCTACGTTGGAGGTTCCGCGTCCCCCGTCAGGAACTTTTGGCTTTCTCAAGGTCAGCCGGGTGAAGCCAAAGGGCGTTTCTGTGCTTTCCATCGCCGTGTTCGCCCCACAGTCCGGCGGGCGCATCTCAGGTGCGCGTGTGGCATGGGGCGCGATGGCGGATCGACCTGTGCGCGGCAATGCTGTGGAGCGCGTTATGGAAGGTCAGTCCCTGGGCGCAGGAATCGTCGACCGCGCCGCCCAGGTCGCTGCTGACGGACTCAACCCACCAACCGATCCGATCGCTTCAAGCTGGTATCGCAAAGAGGTGGCGAGCGTGCATCTGCGCCGTCTGTTGCAATCCATGGGAGCCCGCTAA
- a CDS encoding SRPBCC family protein, whose translation MVKVVKSTIIEAPVEDVWAILRDFNGHDQWHPAVAQSAIERGNPSDMVGCVRRFRLADGSELRERLLTLSDIDMAFTYCLEDTPIPLLNYVAHVRLTPVTDGDWTFWNWESRFDTPKGRQEELKTLVSEGVYQGGFDAIREQLGLAA comes from the coding sequence ATGGTCAAAGTCGTCAAAAGCACAATCATTGAAGCGCCGGTGGAGGACGTATGGGCCATCCTGCGGGACTTCAATGGCCATGATCAGTGGCACCCTGCGGTGGCGCAAAGCGCCATTGAGCGTGGCAACCCGTCCGACATGGTGGGCTGCGTGCGCCGTTTCCGGCTTGCCGATGGGTCAGAGCTGCGGGAGCGGCTTTTAACGCTATCGGATATCGACATGGCCTTTACCTATTGCCTGGAGGATACGCCCATCCCGCTGCTCAATTACGTTGCCCATGTCCGCCTGACCCCGGTGACCGACGGGGACTGGACCTTCTGGAACTGGGAGAGCCGTTTCGACACGCCAAAAGGCCGGCAAGAAGAACTCAAAACGCTGGTTTCTGAAGGCGTTTATCAGGGCGGTTTTGATGCGATCCGCGAACAATTGGGGCTTGCCGCATGA